Genomic DNA from Methanofollis sp. W23:
GCGAGGTAATGGTCTGCGATCCCTGACCACTTGAGATTTTCAAGAGCGTAACGGCGTGCATTTGCGGCGTGGGCCGAGATGCCGTTCTCGAGATAGGTGGCTACCGAACGGGCGGCGGCCGCGGGGTGGGTGGGATCGATGACCAGCCCGGCGTCTGCCTCTTTTACCAGGCGAAGGGTGGGAATGTCTGAGACGATGCAGGGCAGACCTGAAGAAAGGGCCTCAAGAAGGGTAAGCGGTTGTCCTTCATACCGCGAGGTCATCATATAGAGGTCTGCGCTGGCATAAAGATGAGGCATATCTTCCCACCGTATTTTTCCTGTAAATATCGCATTTTTCACCCCTTTTTCTGCGGCATATGCCCTGGTCTCCTCAAGGAGCGCCCCATACCCTACTGCGACGAGCGTGAGGTCGTCACGCAGATGTTCAAGTGCTGAGAAGAGATCGATCATGCCGAATGGGTTCTTCTGCGGGATGAACCGTCCGACCGAGAGGACGACTGTTCGGTCGTCAGGGATATCGAACTGTTCCCTGAGGTCTCCTGGATCTGTTGACGGAGAAAAACGTTCTGTGTCGACACCGTTCGGGATATATCTCACGTGGTGTGCATCGACCCCCATTCCCACGATCTCTTCACAGACGCCACGGCTCACCCCGGTGAAGATGGCATTTTCAGGGAAAGATTGGAGACACCGGCGTTCGCATCTGGAGGAGAA
This window encodes:
- a CDS encoding glycosyltransferase family 4 protein, which gives rise to MNVLICSFEYYPYGTGIANVTYNVVKKLEEQGVTCTVATPTGPDIRLGNRALIMRSGIVGISHYWHTVARHLKEDDFDAVWMHQPLFPGKVPFKQGVATLHSTSYGEYTHWPPGTARHVKAYKRFSSRCERRCLQSFPENAIFTGVSRGVCEEIVGMGVDAHHVRYIPNGVDTERFSPSTDPGDLREQFDIPDDRTVVLSVGRFIPQKNPFGMIDLFSALEHLRDDLTLVAVGYGALLEETRAYAAEKGVKNAIFTGKIRWEDMPHLYASADLYMMTSRYEGQPLTLLEALSSGLPCIVSDIPTLRLVKEADAGLVIDPTHPAAAARSVATYLENGISAHAANARRYALENLKWSGIADHYLATFKEVARS